From a region of the Neobacillus niacini genome:
- a CDS encoding cytochrome c3 family protein, translating to MAFWGKKKNKDIDPETREDKKKPGLFRTLWQKFRKIDWKDPVTRWKALFVALIGSIVVFGGGYGVISFTNSPSFCKSCHEMAPEYTTFTASAHSEISCVQCHIKPGFVNMMTHKVISLKEVYHHVMGIPEQIVQTEHEAVSDHNCLQCHSKNRLVTASKDLIVNHKGHIEEGVPCISCHSGVAHAKIAARGINTEEVRSHWTEDVAQQMMEQKYLAPNMGTCIDCHDKVNNGEKPWKDVAYLVPPNPEHLEEAAKSETKETTSEVKHDAATEEEAAEAVASHDEKTQALILEAVGKQTKDVKLSMACETCHQRVKVPESHRVENWNGNHGGTALQELDTCVDCHQDSKWVRDIPKEDLMSMLKMAEVEEENKDHKYTANMTVVREQARINKFCSACHSERPESHAKSNQWLVGHANNALSPEEKAECFVCHDQQKPKTGSTDLKASTDVYCEYCHRTGFKDDEKK from the coding sequence GTGGCTTTTTGGGGGAAGAAAAAGAATAAAGATATAGATCCTGAAACTAGAGAAGATAAAAAGAAACCTGGACTATTTCGCACACTCTGGCAGAAGTTTAGAAAGATAGACTGGAAGGATCCAGTTACAAGATGGAAAGCATTATTTGTCGCCCTAATCGGGTCTATTGTTGTTTTTGGAGGAGGATATGGTGTTATCTCCTTCACCAACTCGCCTTCATTTTGTAAAAGTTGTCACGAGATGGCGCCAGAATATACAACCTTTACAGCGAGTGCGCACAGTGAAATTTCTTGTGTTCAATGTCATATTAAGCCTGGGTTCGTGAACATGATGACCCATAAGGTGATTTCATTAAAAGAAGTTTATCACCATGTTATGGGTATACCTGAACAAATTGTACAAACAGAACACGAAGCGGTTTCAGATCATAACTGTTTGCAGTGTCACTCTAAGAACCGTCTTGTAACAGCTTCAAAAGACTTAATTGTAAACCATAAAGGACATATCGAAGAGGGTGTTCCTTGTATCAGCTGTCACTCAGGAGTTGCACACGCAAAAATTGCAGCACGAGGAATCAATACCGAAGAAGTACGCAGTCATTGGACAGAAGATGTAGCGCAACAAATGATGGAACAGAAATATTTAGCACCAAACATGGGAACATGTATTGACTGTCACGACAAAGTAAATAACGGCGAGAAGCCTTGGAAAGATGTGGCTTATCTTGTACCGCCAAATCCAGAGCACCTTGAAGAAGCAGCTAAAAGTGAAACAAAAGAAACTACGAGTGAAGTAAAACATGATGCAGCAACAGAGGAAGAAGCAGCTGAGGCAGTGGCATCACATGACGAGAAAACACAAGCGCTTATTTTAGAAGCAGTTGGCAAGCAAACGAAGGACGTTAAGCTTTCGATGGCATGTGAAACTTGCCATCAAAGAGTTAAAGTTCCAGAAAGTCACCGAGTTGAAAACTGGAATGGAAACCACGGTGGTACAGCACTTCAAGAGCTAGACACATGTGTAGACTGTCACCAGGATTCAAAGTGGGTAAGAGATATTCCTAAAGAAGACTTAATGTCCATGCTTAAGATGGCTGAGGTTGAAGAAGAAAATAAAGACCATAAGTACACAGCAAATATGACTGTTGTAAGGGAACAAGCACGTATCAATAAATTCTGCAGCGCTTGTCATAGTGAACGTCCGGAAAGTCACGCAAAGAGTAATCAATGGTTAGTTGGTCACGCAAATAACGCGTTATCACCAGAAGAAAAGGCCGAGTGTTTTGTCTGTCATGATCAACAAAAACCAAAAACAGGATCAACAGATCTAAAAGCATCAACTGATGTTTATTGTGAATATTGCCATAGAACCGGATTTAAGGATGATGAGAAAAAATAA
- a CDS encoding cytochrome c3 family protein, which translates to MEEEHIEQTSPPRKSYKLFKYLTVAVMFIVVFFSLGLIGVETTSSQEFCSSCHEMKPQYYTLKASSHSEVDCVSCHIDPGAENYAKAQVNGVVEFYKKQTDTYLAPIKMPTLIPDEACESCHNMKSRDVTPSGDIIIPHDKHKTEGIECVQCHSGTAHGEISDRKITYKSDYGKWNHKLGASVMSDSKYIRPQMDTCMECHKARKVTLECTACHESTMVPDDHKTDKFKAGDHGKIKPSELENCEKCHSYMSSEEYDLFKEDPSYQKYLNNEEVDSTNVTVNAYAKTNTFCKDCHGEKPKSHQINAFMVKHGELSKDTEKCFTCHENRITSDAPVTKVQCSTCHTRSHKENWESKHPVKLAENQKYDKTCLKCHVETTCTKCHRPDSNQKAKD; encoded by the coding sequence ATGGAAGAAGAACATATAGAACAGACCTCCCCTCCCCGGAAAAGCTATAAATTATTTAAATATTTAACAGTAGCAGTAATGTTTATCGTTGTATTCTTCTCATTAGGGCTAATAGGAGTAGAAACCACTTCAAGTCAAGAGTTCTGCTCCTCCTGCCATGAGATGAAGCCACAGTATTATACGTTGAAAGCATCCAGTCATAGTGAAGTTGACTGTGTCAGCTGTCATATTGACCCAGGAGCAGAAAATTATGCTAAAGCACAGGTGAATGGGGTAGTCGAATTTTACAAAAAGCAGACAGACACCTATCTCGCACCGATTAAAATGCCGACCTTAATACCAGATGAAGCCTGTGAAAGTTGTCATAATATGAAAAGCCGCGATGTAACGCCTTCCGGGGATATTATCATCCCTCACGATAAACATAAGACAGAAGGAATTGAGTGTGTTCAATGTCATAGTGGTACTGCACACGGGGAAATTTCAGATCGGAAAATTACCTATAAAAGTGACTATGGAAAATGGAATCATAAGTTAGGTGCTTCTGTTATGAGTGACAGTAAATACATTCGTCCGCAAATGGATACGTGTATGGAGTGTCATAAAGCTAGAAAAGTCACGCTTGAATGTACAGCTTGCCATGAATCAACCATGGTTCCGGATGACCATAAAACAGATAAGTTTAAAGCAGGCGATCATGGGAAAATAAAGCCTTCAGAATTAGAGAATTGTGAGAAGTGTCATTCCTATATGTCATCTGAAGAGTATGACTTATTTAAAGAGGACCCAAGCTATCAAAAGTATTTAAATAATGAAGAGGTTGACTCAACCAATGTAACGGTAAATGCATATGCAAAAACAAATACCTTCTGCAAAGACTGTCATGGTGAAAAACCCAAAAGCCATCAAATTAATGCATTTATGGTGAAACATGGGGAGTTATCGAAGGATACAGAAAAGTGTTTCACATGCCACGAAAATAGAATTACCAGTGATGCACCGGTTACAAAAGTGCAGTGTTCAACTTGTCATACTAGATCTCATAAGGAAAATTGGGAGAGTAAACACCCAGTTAAGTTAGCAGAAAATCAGAAGTATGATAAAACATGCTTAAAATGTCATGTAGAAACAACATGCACAAAATGTCATAGACCAGATAGTAATCAAAAAGCCAAGGATTAA
- a CDS encoding tetratricopeptide repeat protein, which yields MEAAKVPQEVEGRTAKKQPKTFTKKTSFLLLFFTLLISVGTGYALGHFYFWNDVDMKRVNEQLTYYKEEVRKDPSNLENRIVLGYTYFLKGENEKAIKEFDYVLEQDKNYYDAHYNLGLVFLDEERYNEALIELEKTVNIAPKDYKGHVQMGIAYRGLEEYDKATKALEQANKLAPTNADIIYQIGMVAEAKGEFSDAIAIYKDALTYDPLFQDAVDALDRLKD from the coding sequence ATGGAAGCAGCAAAAGTACCTCAGGAAGTTGAGGGTAGGACAGCCAAGAAACAACCAAAAACTTTTACAAAGAAGACTAGTTTTCTACTATTATTCTTCACATTACTCATTTCAGTAGGCACTGGTTATGCCCTCGGTCACTTTTATTTTTGGAATGATGTCGATATGAAAAGAGTGAATGAGCAGCTAACGTACTACAAGGAAGAAGTAAGAAAAGACCCATCAAATCTCGAAAATCGGATTGTGCTAGGATACACCTATTTCTTAAAAGGTGAGAATGAAAAGGCGATTAAGGAGTTTGATTATGTTTTAGAGCAAGACAAAAACTATTATGATGCCCATTACAACTTAGGTTTAGTTTTTTTGGATGAAGAACGCTATAACGAAGCGTTAATTGAATTGGAAAAAACGGTAAATATCGCTCCTAAAGACTATAAAGGTCATGTGCAAATGGGAATCGCCTACCGCGGATTAGAGGAGTACGATAAAGCGACAAAGGCACTGGAACAAGCCAATAAATTGGCACCAACCAATGCCGATATCATTTATCAAATTGGCATGGTAGCTGAAGCAAAAGGCGAATTTAGTGACGCGATTGCCATATACAAAGATGCACTAACATATGATCCGTTGTTTCAGGACGCAGTCGATGCACTTGATAGATTAAAAGATTAA
- a CDS encoding 6-bladed beta-propeller produces MKRRNVYIGMALIAIVTAAVFTLLFMNKTKAVDTGLLKVLDPNGAPSHSQSLTGDFSKPMDKPMDIAVSSSFTYITDTNNKRVLTFDAGGNLLYSFGEDGNGEGQFKFPYGISIDEKGRVFVADLYNGKISIFDEKGKFIEYFAPEANKEGKISAPAALRIIEKKVYVTDIKANKAYVFDMNGNLLLEVGKPGVNDGEFNSPNGITADEEGNIYVVDTGNQRVQIFDKQGKFIKIINGSNDGKGESVYVNPRGIGIDSRGKMYVVSNLTHMVYGFDKDGKKIFQMGGMGEQNGQFYLPNGLFIDSKDNVYITDTLNLRVQVFK; encoded by the coding sequence ATGAAAAGACGTAATGTGTATATCGGAATGGCGCTCATTGCTATTGTCACGGCAGCTGTCTTCACCCTGCTATTTATGAATAAAACAAAAGCAGTAGATACAGGATTATTAAAAGTTCTTGACCCAAACGGGGCGCCAAGCCACAGCCAGTCTCTTACTGGTGATTTCAGTAAACCAATGGATAAGCCTATGGATATAGCGGTGAGTAGTTCTTTCACTTATATCACTGATACAAATAATAAACGTGTTCTAACATTTGATGCCGGTGGCAATCTACTTTACTCATTTGGAGAGGACGGTAATGGTGAGGGACAATTCAAATTCCCATATGGAATTTCAATTGATGAAAAAGGAAGAGTGTTTGTAGCAGATTTATATAATGGTAAAATTTCAATTTTCGATGAAAAAGGGAAATTTATTGAATATTTTGCACCGGAAGCAAATAAGGAAGGGAAAATTTCTGCTCCTGCTGCTTTGAGAATCATTGAGAAAAAGGTTTACGTGACAGATATTAAAGCTAACAAAGCCTATGTATTTGACATGAACGGTAATCTGCTTCTTGAGGTTGGTAAGCCGGGAGTAAATGACGGCGAGTTCAACTCTCCAAATGGCATTACAGCTGATGAAGAAGGTAACATTTATGTTGTTGACACTGGTAACCAACGGGTACAGATTTTTGATAAACAAGGTAAGTTTATAAAAATCATTAATGGTTCCAACGATGGTAAAGGTGAATCCGTTTATGTTAACCCAAGAGGAATTGGTATCGATAGCCGCGGCAAGATGTATGTTGTCAGCAATCTAACACACATGGTCTATGGTTTTGATAAAGATGGCAAAAAAATCTTCCAAATGGGCGGCATGGGTGAACAGAATGGTCAATTCTATCTTCCTAATGGTTTGTTTATCGACAGCAAAGACAATGTTTATATTACGGATACTTTAAATCTCAGGGTTCAAGTTTTCAAATAA
- a CDS encoding cytochrome c3 family protein gives MRKFSLSFLFALLLFSMFAIAASAQGELYNGENGEITPGVVGDNIENANDTAEGADINDGTTAKTVKKNLTGHNVHTSYQNNTNSCASCHQTHTSQGDQLLFADTVYNTCTACHDGTLGYLNVFADGKSAKTTGAGTFGGTHGSSQHMANDTITISAAPGGNPVSTSKTKGTMWGESFNCASCHAPHGSYSDRLLQYNPNGIGSMPASQGGNQLENVPVVDTLTGQTAAVVLLRTEDTTTGKVTVAQYNKGTSGYTKSTAPWLYGYDNRTNGLTYWSRLVKVNATSDADEVAAYGSTAGVYFDYEHAEAYSSTAAGATALKSATKGFIARPVVVQMAKEGHDTIQSAYWSGADISKFEGKTAQELKDLGYTVDASNVVKNVGVQMSKFCAACHTDYLQANSDGKKSHFGDETAAYRHSTNSDSYTCVRCHFGHGTDAYIMKDSLGRTIADLTATGGQFAGDEAAALSYMQDNNPSSALKKFTNMSVCWACHNSSHAETIKNAERRADHPVGMPGTN, from the coding sequence ATGAGAAAGTTTAGTTTAAGCTTTTTATTTGCACTCTTGCTGTTTAGCATGTTTGCAATCGCTGCTTCTGCACAGGGCGAATTGTATAACGGTGAAAACGGCGAGATAACTCCAGGAGTAGTTGGAGATAATATCGAAAATGCAAATGATACAGCTGAAGGTGCTGACATAAATGACGGTACTACAGCGAAAACAGTAAAGAAAAATTTAACTGGTCACAATGTTCATACGTCATACCAAAATAACACAAACTCTTGTGCAAGCTGTCACCAAACACATACTTCACAAGGTGATCAATTATTATTTGCAGATACAGTTTATAACACTTGTACTGCATGTCATGATGGTACATTAGGATATTTAAACGTATTTGCTGATGGAAAATCTGCAAAAACAACTGGTGCAGGTACTTTCGGTGGTACTCACGGCTCATCACAACATATGGCTAATGATACAATAACAATTTCTGCAGCACCTGGTGGAAACCCTGTATCAACTAGTAAAACAAAAGGAACTATGTGGGGAGAAAGCTTCAACTGTGCAAGCTGTCACGCTCCACACGGATCTTACTCTGACCGTTTACTTCAATATAATCCAAACGGTATTGGATCAATGCCGGCTTCTCAAGGTGGTAACCAATTAGAAAACGTTCCTGTAGTTGATACTTTAACAGGTCAAACTGCTGCTGTAGTATTACTACGTACAGAAGATACTACAACTGGTAAAGTAACGGTAGCACAATATAATAAAGGCACTTCTGGTTATACAAAATCAACTGCTCCATGGTTATATGGATATGACAACCGTACAAATGGTTTAACTTACTGGTCACGTTTAGTGAAGGTAAATGCAACATCTGATGCTGATGAAGTTGCTGCTTACGGTTCAACTGCTGGTGTTTATTTTGATTATGAACATGCAGAAGCATACTCTTCTACTGCTGCGGGTGCTACAGCTCTAAAATCTGCTACTAAAGGTTTCATTGCTCGTCCTGTCGTAGTACAGATGGCTAAAGAAGGACACGATACCATTCAAAGTGCTTACTGGTCTGGAGCTGATATTTCTAAATTCGAGGGAAAAACTGCTCAAGAATTGAAAGACCTTGGCTATACAGTAGACGCTTCAAATGTGGTTAAAAATGTTGGTGTACAAATGTCTAAGTTCTGTGCTGCTTGTCACACTGACTACTTACAAGCAAACTCTGATGGCAAGAAGTCTCACTTTGGTGATGAAACTGCTGCATACCGTCACAGCACAAACAGTGACTCTTACACTTGCGTACGCTGTCACTTTGGTCACGGTACTGATGCTTACATCATGAAGGATTCTCTTGGACGTACAATTGCTGACTTAACTGCAACTGGCGGACAATTCGCAGGTGATGAAGCTGCGGCACTAAGCTACATGCAAGACAACAACCCATCTTCAGCACTTAAGAAGTTCACTAATATGTCAGTATGTTGGGCTTGTCACAACAGCTCTCACGCTGAAACAATTAAGAACGCAGAGCGTCGTGCTGATCACCCAGTTGGAATGCCTGGAACAAACTAA
- a CDS encoding multiheme c-type cytochrome, with translation MRYRGLLHKTKFQVLVILVLCIQLMWPQQLLPISSVKSKGLEPKLTITSPVSGSTLNEGNVIITGVIENFPVESLINFYIGEEQIDTPITVIDNTWSIPITLTKGSHTILAKSEVEGIEISSEPIEIMIDPILPNISFSKPINGEYLNSKALEGNTENSATVKICMDCTKDSEGIIIGTWESVVADSTGKWTYQNTNLTEGSHTVYAKAVDNEGNISKDSKVTFILDTLRPQVMPEVFPKQDMTQVSLNPVIKVKISDASTLNEAEMKNSIIVSQNGTNVKGTTSFNRDTKEITFTPLEALLPSKKYNVFISPMGIIDAAENSAFPRFWSFTTVGITSEKHQNPHGSYTNNVDTCGNCHSTHNALDANLLTSKTETESNLPDGVTSTEAETNQSKDLAADSFCMACHDGTVVAPLPENSKAVHTYDAAVKIDGTSSGSSCGSCHNPHLERSENNPNMAQDQITYTHQPSNPVDPNKPTEEISSKEQMCESCHENDSAEKIAHADVKYSVFKYSKSSNAIGIYEDYELCLRCHNEDFKSKYNKSADIASHYNNLTEEIKNQYEVTNGPSSFANREISAEEKKFSGHIIKALDGSPLAGHLPCAECHDTHGSNNLKQLKTSLGHENAQSFITGETDSKNVKLVINNKEVEFGILSDSKEREFCLACHNGTTAIYGVTGQNYDSARIEHKAYPSKSCSYCHGRGESEVEKALSAAHAPKKGLVPR, from the coding sequence ATGAGGTATAGAGGCCTTCTGCATAAAACCAAATTTCAAGTACTTGTCATACTTGTTTTATGTATTCAATTGATGTGGCCACAACAATTGCTGCCCATATCAAGCGTTAAAAGTAAGGGGCTAGAACCGAAGTTAACCATTACTTCACCTGTATCTGGCAGTACTTTAAATGAAGGAAATGTAATCATTACCGGCGTGATTGAGAATTTTCCGGTTGAAAGCCTTATCAATTTTTATATAGGTGAAGAGCAAATTGATACACCTATTACTGTGATCGACAATACATGGTCCATTCCAATCACTTTGACTAAGGGCAGTCATACCATTTTGGCTAAATCCGAAGTGGAGGGAATCGAAATTAGTTCTGAGCCTATTGAAATCATGATTGATCCAATCCTGCCAAATATAAGCTTCTCCAAACCAATTAACGGGGAGTATTTAAATTCAAAAGCATTGGAAGGAAACACAGAGAATTCTGCTACCGTAAAAATTTGTATGGATTGTACAAAGGACTCAGAAGGTATAATCATTGGAACGTGGGAGTCAGTGGTGGCCGATAGTACGGGGAAATGGACGTATCAAAATACCAATCTAACCGAAGGCAGTCATACGGTCTATGCGAAAGCCGTTGACAATGAAGGTAACATATCGAAGGATAGTAAAGTTACCTTTATATTAGATACGTTGCGCCCTCAAGTAATGCCAGAAGTTTTTCCTAAACAGGATATGACCCAAGTGTCATTAAATCCAGTCATTAAGGTAAAAATCTCTGATGCTAGCACTTTGAATGAAGCAGAAATGAAGAATAGCATCATTGTATCTCAAAATGGTACGAATGTTAAAGGAACCACCAGCTTTAATAGAGATACAAAAGAGATTACCTTCACACCATTAGAAGCATTGTTACCCAGCAAAAAATATAATGTTTTTATTAGTCCAATGGGGATAATCGACGCTGCTGAGAATAGTGCTTTTCCAAGATTTTGGTCTTTCACGACTGTCGGTATTACCTCAGAAAAACATCAGAATCCTCATGGCAGTTACACCAATAATGTAGATACATGTGGAAATTGCCATAGTACACACAATGCACTGGATGCTAATTTACTAACCTCAAAGACTGAGACAGAATCAAACCTGCCCGATGGCGTTACAAGCACCGAGGCTGAAACAAACCAGTCCAAGGACTTAGCTGCAGATTCATTCTGTATGGCTTGTCATGACGGTACAGTGGTGGCGCCGTTGCCTGAAAATAGTAAAGCTGTTCATACATATGATGCAGCTGTAAAGATTGACGGGACATCTAGCGGCAGCTCATGTGGAAGTTGTCATAATCCACACTTGGAGCGATCAGAAAACAATCCGAATATGGCCCAAGATCAAATTACATATACCCATCAACCGTCTAATCCGGTCGATCCAAATAAGCCAACGGAAGAAATAAGCAGTAAAGAACAAATGTGTGAGTCATGCCATGAAAACGATAGTGCTGAGAAAATAGCTCATGCAGATGTTAAGTACTCCGTTTTCAAATATAGTAAATCTAGTAACGCAATTGGTATTTATGAAGATTACGAACTCTGTCTTCGTTGTCATAATGAAGATTTCAAGAGTAAATATAACAAATCTGCGGATATTGCAAGTCATTATAACAATTTGACAGAAGAGATAAAGAACCAGTACGAAGTAACAAACGGTCCATCATCCTTCGCTAACCGAGAGATTTCCGCAGAGGAGAAGAAATTTTCAGGACACATCATCAAAGCTTTGGATGGCAGTCCTCTTGCAGGGCATTTGCCATGTGCGGAGTGTCACGATACTCATGGATCTAACAATCTAAAGCAACTTAAAACATCGTTAGGACACGAAAATGCACAGTCTTTTATAACCGGAGAGACTGATAGTAAAAACGTAAAATTAGTAATAAATAACAAGGAAGTTGAATTTGGTATCTTATCTGATTCCAAGGAAAGAGAATTCTGTCTGGCATGTCACAACGGTACAACTGCAATATATGGTGTTACAGGTCAAAATTATGATTCAGCACGCATCGAACATAAAGCTTATCCAAGCAAATCCTGTTCTTATTGTCATGGAAGAGGAGAGTCTGAGGTCGAAAAAGCTTTAAGTGCAGCACATGCTCCCAAAAAAGGACTAGTACCCAGATAA